In Antennarius striatus isolate MH-2024 chromosome 20, ASM4005453v1, whole genome shotgun sequence, the genomic window tgtgtgaacctggactgtttcactgtgtgaacctggactgtttcaccgcgtgaacctggactgtttcaccgcgtgaacctggactgtttcaccgtgtgaacctggactgtttcactgcgtgaacctggactgtttcaccgcgtgaacctggactgtttcaccgcgtgaacctggactgtttcaccgcgtgaacctggactgtttcaccgcgtgaacctggactgtttcaccgtgtgaacctggactgtttcaccgcgtgaacctggactgtttcaccgcgtgaacctggactgtttcaccgcgtgaacctggactgacCACTATTCACATAATTTCAGAGAGTTTAACCATGGATGAAGGTCTGCTgctgtgcattgtgggtacATTGACTTCCACATGCGGACCCTGCAGAGGGTTCTGGTCCCTCAGAGGCTCCTTTGGGTTCTGTTGGATTATTTGTGTAGCACCCCCTCCTGGTGGTCGCTGCTCATCATTACAGGAGGTGGACTCCCAGTTCTTGTCTTGATGTCTTTTGGGTCGGAACAGTTCGACCCCCCAGTGGCGTTAGAAGCCAGCCTGCCGGCCTCCAGAGACAACgttggaccagaaccaggaggtCTGACCTGTCCGATGGCCTTGGAGGCAGTGAACGCATCACCAGAATGCATCACGACCTGCTGACCTCAGCAGTTTCAGGCGCCGCCGGCCTACAGACGTTAGGTCAGCGTTTTGTTTCTGATGCTTCCCATAATCCAACATGACAACGACGGGAGAGATTAATGAACGCCTCAGCTcagaattcatttaaaatgttctttataatctgcataaattattttatacataaaCGTTTAAAAGTTCTGTCACAACAATTTGGAATTTAAATGTATCATTatctgaatttaaatttatcacacaaatcaaaaaaactttattcattgATGATGGTAATAATGATGGTCAATAATGAATCACCGCTCTGCTGGATGACGTCACAGTACGGTCATTATTTCTGACCCCCTACCGGGTCAGAATCTCATTTATAATTTCCGGGATGTTTTCTTACTATACTTTCAGAACatgaagagaaaataaacaacaatcGATATGAAACTCCACAAGTTGatctatttattaatttgttttcgTAGTGGAAATAAACTTTAATGTGAAACTAAAAGAATAAACTTGAATTAAATCGGTGGTTTCAAGCTGACGTCACTACGACCCGGAAGCTTCGGCCGCTGCTGCTGTTTCCGTCGGACTGCAGACGCGCGCGGACCAAACGTCCCGCCGGAAGCTCCAGGAGGCGCGCGGAGAGAAGTCAGGGTTCAAACCGAAGATGAAGTTTCGTGGGAAGATCGTGGACGTCGCGTGCCTGAACCACTTTACCCGTGAGTCCGTGCGGCGTCTGTTGACGTCACGTCACCGATGATGCTAACAGTTAGCTTCCACTAGAGCTAGTTCCGGTGGCGGAAGTTTAACCCGCGAGACGTGAGTTTCCTCTAGTTTttgtgaaagaaataaaaagtttaaatcagTTTTAGAGAAATCAGATCAAATATATGCAAATGagattgtttattatttactaAAGACGTGTTTATTCACGTGTTCTTCATCGTTAACTCCTCCCCCCGTCCTCAGGTGTCATCACCACCATCTCCAGACTCACCAGGACCTGCGTCCTGCGCCTGACCCCCCAGCACCTGTTCTTCATCCTGTCCGGTAAAGTCACCAACGGGGGGGTCAGCATGTGGTGCGAGCTGGCccaggtgagggggcggggcaggagtGGTTAGGGTGGGGCCCTTCACGCCgctgaccccgcccccctccccctgcaggCCAACGTGTTCGATGAGTTCCAGATGGAGGGGGTGTCGGCGGAGGACAACGAGATCTGTCTGGAGGTGACCCCCGACCTCCTGTCCAGAGCACTGAGGACGCTGCACAACGCCAAGGTCGTCAAGGTCAAGCTGACCCGCAAACTCCGCCCCTGCCTGACCGTCGCCGCCGAACtggtgaaccccccccccagtaaaAGTAGTAAAGTAGTTCCTCTAGATATGAGTTTAGTACGTATAATATACAGAGATAACGATAAagtgttgtatccatccgccaacacgtggtaaagaacgagatacggtctcactgatgtcgtatcctccgccaacacgtggtaaagaacgagatacgtctcactgatgtcgtatccatccgccaacacgtggtaaagaacgagatacggtctcactgatgtcatatccatccgccaacacgtggtaaagaacgagatacggtctcaccgatgtcgtatccatccgccaacacgcggtaaagaacgagatccggtctcaccgatgtcgtatccatccgccaacacgcggtaaagaacgagatccggtctcaccgatgtcgtatccatccgccaacacacggtaaagaacgagatccggtctcaccgatgtcgtatccatccgccaacacgcggtaaagaacgagatccggtctcaccgatgtcgtatccatccgccaacacgcggtaaagaacgagatccggtctcactgatgtcgtatccatccgccaacacgcggtaaagaacgagatccggtctcactgatgtcgtatccatccgccaacacgcagCTCGTATCTGGAGGTACTATTTCAGTGATGTTGTGTTGGGGCGGGGTCGGTGTTTGCGGCTGGACTGAGGCCCCGCCCCATCTTCCTGTCCCTTGAcgctctggccccgcccccagcccaCCCTGTCCAGCTGCAGTCGGGTCGTGACCCACGACCTCCCGGTGGACGTCATCCCCCGGAGGCTCTGGCACGAGTTCAAGGAGCCCAACATGCCAGACTTCGAtgtgagtgatgtcatcatgaggGTCGTGAGCTGCCCGTGcaggttgacctctgaccttgggggcggggcctgcttTTTCCTGTCTGCAGGTGAGCATCTACCTGCCTCCTCTGAAGACGATGAAGAACGTGGTGGACAGGATGAAGAACCTCTCCAACTTCCTGGTAGGACGTTGATCCCACGTGACCTCTGAATGTGACCTCCGACCTCTGATCTCTGTGTGACCTCTGTCAGGTGATGGAGGCCAATCTGAACGGGGAGATGAACCTGAAGATTGAGACAGATCTAGTTTCTGTCACCACCCACTTCAAGGACCTGGGAAACCCCCCCTGGGGTAAATGTGTGTTCAAGTCCCGCCCTCCTGAGCTGATAGGTTGTTTTTagctcctccctcttcctcctccccctgcaggTGGTGACGCCTCCCAGGGGGGCGGGGCGTCTCCGAGCCGGGACCCGGGGGCCATGGCCCAGGCCCGGGTGGACATCAGGAAGCTGCAGCAGTTCCTGGTGGGGCAGCAGGTCAACCCCAGCAAGGCCATGTGCAGTAAGTCCTGCCCTGGGGGGTCACAGGGGGTCCTGGGTCTGGGTCTGACGTCCTCCTGTCCCTCAGATCTGGTCCAGGACCGGGTTGTCCACCTGATTCTGCTCCATGATGACGTGTCGCTGCAGTACTTCATCCCCGCCGTGGCgtaggctccgccccccaccTGGAGACGCTGCATCATGGATTTGAACCCGTGATGATGTCTGGGAGTCGGAAGCTGCACCTCAGGATGCCCCCCCCGGACCAGAACCGGGACACGTGTCGCGTTGGGGTTCAGATTGTTTGtgtcactgttgttgttgtttacttatttattgttgtcacacttgttattgtttgttgttttgattgGATAAACTGagtagaaccccccccccccgtcccttCTCTGCTGCCGCCCCCCCTACGGTGGACATCCCCTGAGGGTGACAACTCTGCTCTAGGGCTCCACCTAGTGGACAGGAGAGGAAACTACATCGAACCGGTCCGGGTCCGGGTCCTGGTGGTGTCCGATCAGTACGCAGAACAAATAATTAGAAAGAATTATTCGATGACGTAATTCTATTCCATGGAGGAGGAGTCAAAGGATCAATAACTCCTGGTAATCATCTTTGTAATTAAAGGTTACAGCGGTAGATGTACTAACCTAACCGGGTGCTGAACGGTCTGGTTCTCCTCACATATTTTTGCGCGTTGCTTTCATTTCTGACCCTCTGGACTCGCCGTATTTTTCTCCTTCCGGTTTTtctctggtgtgttttcacTTATTCAGTTTTTACAAGTGAGGAAAACGGATAAACTTTCACTTATAAttatgttatatttatgattatattaattacttaaaatatttttaaatttttttgttgaaattcGTCTTGATTTTACGCAGCTTCTAAATATTTACGACAGCTgcatttaaaattatgttaaaatgtATCTTGATTATTTAAAAGTCAATTTAAAGGAAATTGATATTAAAGTAAACTTTGACCCTAAACGTCACTTCCTGTGAGTCGGAGCGGCTCAACCCGTCTCCTAACGGGAGCAGCAGCGGTACGTATCGATTTGGGATCGATCATCGATGTGTATATTCGTTACTGGTAGACAAGAAGTCTTTGATCTGAACGATCGATTGGTACTTCCGGTCGATCAGCAGGCTGGAGGCTCGCGGCGCTAAACTAAAAGTGTTTAAACTAAGTTCAACTTCGGACACCTGCAGCTGTTACACACTAGATGACGTCATGTCCGGCCGAGACGCCGTTTATTAATGTGTTCACCTCTAATCTGTGCTATCACTGTTAGAGAAGACAACCGTAGATTAACGGTGACGTCACAACTGGGGGCGTGGTCTTTTCTGTCGccaaatgcatttaaattgaattagttTCCTCTTTGGGTGTGgtgactgcagccaatcagagaccagCTGTGTGTCGCACCTGAAGGTGCTGGAGCTGACCAAACACCTCTGGGGGGGTCCTTGAGGTTAACCCCGCCCATCTGAAGCAGCTGGACATTAACTCAAACACTGGACTGAGATCCAGCACCCACCAAACCAACAATCATCCTGATGCTCTTTGTGTTGTTGCAGCGCCGCCCTGTGGACTGGAGGGGAACTGCAGCCCATGAGCTCTGATCCAGATCCAAGTAAAAAGTGTCACACCAGGAATGGGGTCTAGACCCTGGAGGTGGTTTTCATGGTCACATGATGagggtcagccaatcaggggcgGAGACAAACGTTCCTTAGTCTCCTCCTTAAGGTGTGACGTGGGGAATCCGTTAGACGTGAAATAAATCACCTGCGGCTAAACCTTTGGAGATCcgttgttctcgattatacgtcagttttcaaaataaaagtcaagttGACGTCGTTTTACTCCACTTTGCGTCTGGAATCattaaatcactagtaaaccattaaaaacacataatatcatgttagtgtacaataaatcagaataaaacattattatacATATTACTATCCCGTAAGCTGAGGTTTATCTGCTAGAATGTGAAGGTTTGTTCAACTGTTCGGCGTCATCGTCATTATTTTCAATCCAATCTGTTAATTATTACTGTTTCTGTGGTCCTGAGTTTTTGAACTAATTCCTGCTGAATGAACAAGTGTTCATATTAACGGGGAACCTGAAGGCAGCACAGGCTGCTGGTGTGTTCATGGTGGTTTGAGAGAAACCCAGTATGGATCAAATAAAGGTAACGCTGGTCAACACGCCGTCTCCTGGTGTCTGTCCACGCCTCCTGTTGCCGTGTAACTACAGCTGTTACCGTGGTAACAGTCAAACTTTTCCTCTGTGGTACTGGTTTGGAGTCACTTCCTGGTCTCTCTCATTGTGTGGGAGCCTCGCTCGCTCCTGGTCACCTCAGCAGAGACTCGACATCTCTCAGGTCAGTGGTTTGGTCCGGTTTGTGACCCTGGTGGTCCAGGACCGGTTCTGATTGGACTGGCTGTTGTCACCTGACAGGGTTCTGGGGCGTTGACGGTGTTCCATTGTCGGTTGTTGCTTCAGGATTCTTTTCTGCTTGTGGGACCCTTCAGGTGAGCTGATCCACAGGTAAGAACCAGGAAGTCCACCGAGTCATTGGTTTGTTCCACCAGAGGTCACCTCAAGGACGACGACAGTAGAACCAGTTTCTATTATAATTAATCATCAGAAGGAACAAATtcaatgtcttcatttttttctgcgtaaaaataatgaaatttagAGTTTAAACCAAACCTGAAGCTCCTGAAACACCAGAGACAGGTAGACCAGAGACAGGTAGACCAGAGACAGGTAGACCAGAGACAGGTAGACCAGAGACAGGTAGACCAGAGACAGGTAGACCAGAGAAAGGTAGACCAGAGACAGGTAGACCAGAATGTTCCTCTTCTTAGTTTTCCTCCTCTCGTTGGCGTTCCTCCTGGAATaaagccatcatcatcatcatcatcatcatcatcatcatcggacCTTGACTACATCCCGGATGGAGGATCCGGACTCTGCGGATCGGGGTCCACAGGGGGACTCGGTGCCTGGTGttcctctggctccgccccctgaccgggagctgcaggaggaagaggaggaggggggcggAGCCGATGGACTTCATGTTCTTCAGCTCCATAAAGGTAACAGGAAacatttacctgtttgtttactAAACAACACGCTGACTGTTTGCTCCTGTTAGCTTCAGATGCTAGCAGGGCTCACCGGCGAATAGGAGGCCGGAACCTGAAGGTCGTCAGTCACCTGACCTCTCCAGTCGGTGCCCCACCCACAACCGGCGCCACCTCTGTGAGTTTAGGCCCCTCCTACCGCTAGCATCACGCCACTGAACCTGGCTGAACGGCGAACTGCATTGTGGGGGATTTAGGACGAAGCAGAAGAGGTGTGGCCTAATCAGGAAACTGATTGTGGCTTCTGGTCCAGGTGTCAGGTAAACGGGTGGCGCTGCTGTCCAATGAGGCGAGGAGAGAGATGGCCAAACAGGCGCGAGCCGTGAGGGAGGAGCGGCGGGCGGGGCTGGACGCCCGACACCGGTATCTGATTGGCCGGTTGGCGGACGCCGGGACGCTGAGGGAAGCAGAGGTAGAGGACGCCCTCGTCTCAGACGACCAGGTAACGTCAGAGAAATGCCCCGCCCACCGTGAGGCGTGGCCCCGGGGGCCATCTTTGATTTGAATGTCTGGTTCTCCAGTTCTTCCTGCTGAACGAGTTCTTCGCTGCCAACGGTTCCAAGAAGCTGATCTTCTTCTACCAGAACATGAAGGTATCGCTCTTCATCGCTCTTCATCACGCCGTCCttcctctcatcttcctccctgaCGTTTGACGTTTCACTCCAGAATCCCTCCTCCACTCAGTCCTCGTTTGTGGACGTGACCACGTCGGCGGCGGCTCAGAGGAAACT contains:
- the hus1 gene encoding checkpoint protein HUS1 isoform X1, whose product is MKFRGKIVDVACLNHFTRVITTISRLTRTCVLRLTPQHLFFILSGKVTNGGVSMWCELAQANVFDEFQMEGVSAEDNEICLEVTPDLLSRALRTLHNAKVVKVKLTRKLRPCLTVAAELPTLSSCSRVVTHDLPVDVIPRRLWHEFKEPNMPDFDVSIYLPPLKTMKNVVDRMKNLSNFLVMEANLNGEMNLKIETDLVSVTTHFKDLGNPPWGGDASQGGGASPSRDPGAMAQARVDIRKLQQFLVGQQVNPSKAMCNLVQDRVVHLILLHDDVSLQYFIPAVA
- the hus1 gene encoding checkpoint protein HUS1 isoform X2, giving the protein MWCELAQANVFDEFQMEGVSAEDNEICLEVTPDLLSRALRTLHNAKVVKVKLTRKLRPCLTVAAELPTLSSCSRVVTHDLPVDVIPRRLWHEFKEPNMPDFDVSIYLPPLKTMKNVVDRMKNLSNFLVMEANLNGEMNLKIETDLVSVTTHFKDLGNPPWGGDASQGGGASPSRDPGAMAQARVDIRKLQQFLVGQQVNPSKAMCNLVQDRVVHLILLHDDVSLQYFIPAVA